The Litorilinea aerophila genome window below encodes:
- the gatC gene encoding Asp-tRNA(Asn)/Glu-tRNA(Gln) amidotransferase subunit GatC encodes MSVQLTETEVRHVAELAKLRLSDEEVAAFTHQLSAILDYAAQIQEVDTSAVPPTPYVLPLTNVMRDDEPAPGLDNAEALANAPDHDDGYFRVRAFFDE; translated from the coding sequence ATGAGCGTTCAATTGACTGAAACAGAGGTGCGCCACGTGGCCGAACTGGCCAAGCTGCGTTTAAGCGACGAGGAAGTGGCGGCCTTCACCCATCAGTTGTCCGCCATTCTGGACTATGCTGCCCAAATCCAGGAGGTAGACACCAGCGCGGTTCCCCCCACGCCCTACGTTCTCCCACTGACCAACGTCATGCGGGACGACGAACCGGCCCCCGGACTGGACAACGCAGAAGCCCTGGCCAATGCCCCGGACCACGACGACGGCTACTTCCGGGTGCGGGCCTTCTTCGACGAATAG